The following proteins are encoded in a genomic region of Aminivibrio pyruvatiphilus:
- a CDS encoding 3'-5' exonuclease, with protein MASDRRFAVFDLETNGFRAASAVSASSIVFTGDGRILDFFNRFYYSEERPDPRTESVHGLTPGRIGHFRREEEYGPHFLEDWTSLAAFWDGWNPEGIVVHNLSFDISFLPPEAVRGRKWWCSMRGLTEFCRIPGSPERGGRWKWPKLGEASARVKGGISPTGATEDAEELLGPPLAHFGLSDCFELYGIFSRVWNAQPDQVSFRAASTPFMPPRRQPYPLPAPLGDRFTSERLAYAARLAAASGCREREERLLGLA; from the coding sequence ATGGCATCCGACAGGAGGTTCGCCGTCTTCGACCTTGAGACCAACGGCTTTCGGGCTGCATCCGCCGTTTCCGCGTCGTCCATCGTCTTCACGGGGGACGGACGGATCCTGGATTTTTTCAACCGGTTCTATTACTCCGAGGAGCGCCCCGACCCCCGGACGGAATCGGTTCACGGGCTCACTCCGGGCAGGATCGGCCATTTCCGGCGGGAGGAGGAGTACGGGCCCCATTTCCTGGAGGACTGGACAAGCCTGGCCGCCTTCTGGGACGGCTGGAACCCCGAGGGGATCGTGGTCCACAACCTGTCCTTCGATATTTCCTTTCTTCCCCCCGAGGCGGTCCGGGGAAGGAAATGGTGGTGCTCCATGAGGGGACTCACCGAATTCTGCCGGATTCCGGGAAGCCCGGAGCGGGGAGGCCGCTGGAAGTGGCCGAAGCTCGGAGAGGCTTCCGCCCGGGTGAAGGGCGGCATCTCCCCCACAGGTGCCACGGAGGATGCAGAGGAACTGCTGGGACCTCCCCTGGCCCACTTCGGCCTCAGCGACTGTTTCGAGCTCTACGGCATCTTCAGCAGGGTCTGGAACGCCCAGCCTGACCAGGTCAGCTTCCGGGCCGCGTCCACCCCGTTTATGCCTCCCCGGAGGCAGCCCTACCCTCTGCCGGCGCCCCTGGGAGACCGGTTCACTTCGGAGCGGCTGGCGTACGCTGCCAGGCTCGCCGCCGCATCAGGGTGCAGGGAGCGGGAGGAAAGGCTCCTGGGGCTGGCCTGA
- a CDS encoding uracil-DNA glycosylase has product MTMMFHEPFDELRRRTSACTECPLSEKRSRAVFGEGPETAEVMLVGEAPGATEDETGRPFSGRSGKLLTSLLEGEGLSREKIFITNMVKCRPPENRLPARDELAACRPFLAAQVARLRPRLLLSVGNVPTRAFLSTREGISTLRGRFHTCLWEGIPLTVRPLFHPSYLLRNRSFAEGTPGHNTVQDIREILRFLGDAIP; this is encoded by the coding sequence ATGACGATGATGTTCCATGAACCTTTTGATGAACTGCGGCGGAGAACCTCCGCCTGCACGGAATGTCCCCTCTCGGAGAAGCGCTCCAGGGCCGTTTTCGGCGAAGGGCCGGAAACGGCGGAGGTAATGCTGGTGGGCGAAGCTCCCGGCGCCACGGAGGACGAAACGGGCCGGCCGTTCTCCGGACGGTCGGGAAAACTCCTTACCTCCCTTCTTGAGGGGGAGGGGCTGTCCCGGGAGAAGATCTTCATCACCAACATGGTGAAATGCCGTCCTCCCGAAAACCGCCTTCCCGCCAGGGATGAGCTGGCTGCCTGCAGGCCCTTCCTGGCCGCCCAGGTCGCCCGGCTCCGGCCCCGGCTTCTCCTTTCCGTGGGCAATGTGCCGACACGGGCGTTCCTCTCCACCCGGGAGGGAATCAGCACGCTCCGGGGCAGGTTCCATACCTGTCTGTGGGAGGGGATTCCCCTGACGGTGCGTCCGCTCTTTCATCCCAGCTACCTCCTCAGAAACAGGAGCTTTGCGGAGGGCACGCCGGGACACAACACGGTGCAGGATATCCGGGAGATCCTTCGCTTTCTCGGCGACGCTATCCCCTGA